One genomic window of Bacteroidales bacterium includes the following:
- a CDS encoding acyl carrier protein has protein sequence MDDYDVIRQRVEKVFREVFRKPSLVLTPGLSAADVPEWTSLQHVRLIAALEKEFALRFEFSELVEIETVGDIIRIIVQKSSV, from the coding sequence ATGGATGATTACGATGTGATTCGACAGCGTGTAGAAAAAGTGTTCAGGGAAGTATTCCGCAAACCATCATTAGTTCTTACTCCCGGACTTTCGGCTGCCGATGTGCCGGAATGGACCTCACTGCAGCATGTGCGGCTGATTGCTGCGCTGGAAAAAGAATTCGCCCTGCGCTTCGAATTTTCTGAACTTGTTGAGATAGAAACCGTGGGCGACATAATCAGGATTA